The genomic DNA GGATGGCAGCGATCAGGTTTCGCCGAAACCTGTCGCGGATGAAATCGCGCcgtataaatatttttttttctaaacatAACAACATCGGTAGAAATGTGATCTCGGTCGGCTTTCTTTCGAGGCTGGATCGTAAGCTAGTTTGATCTTGCGATTCTCAAGATGAGGAACACTTGTTCTGTGTCCCCCTGCAGACGCTGTTCAAGACGCTGGCCATCTCCTTCTCGACGATGACGCTCTTCACGGGGATCACGCCGCTGTACGGGACCAGCCTGCAGTACGCGGGGCCGGCCTCCCTCGTCTGGGGCTGGGTCGTCGTCTCCTTCTTCACCTGGTTCGTCGGCGTCGCCATGGCCGAGATCTGCTCCTCCTTCCCGGTACGCGCGCCCGCCCCCCTTTGCTTGTGTGGCCTCAAGCCTGATTTCCTTTTTGATAGAGATTTGGCCAGTCGTGTTCAGTTCAAATGGTGccgtctctttttttttgtgtgtgactAAAATGGTGCCGTCTCAAAGCGTCCAACGCTATGCCATCGTTTGCgtgtttttttaatttgaaCTGTTGTTACCATGTGTTAAGCAAGATTTCTTTTTAAATTCTGTACCTGTCTCTTGTGAGTCTGTCACTAGTCTGCATACTGAacccttttcttttgaaacttGTCTGCATGCTGAACTCAAAAACAAGACAGATAAATGTCAGACACCAAATTATACAGCTGTGGTGTGCCGCTAATTTTCTTCAGTCTAACCTCACATCCTTACAATTTGAAATTTTGCAATTCTGACTTTTGAGTGGCACTGCTGAAAAATAGTTTCAATGCATTATACTCATACACTTGTGTTTGTTCTTCGGGCGAAAGCTGCATGCAACGGAGTGCTGACGCGTTCTTTTCTGTTTGCAAACAGACCACTGGCTCCCTGTATTTCTGGGCTGCTCACTTGGCTGGTCCGGTATGGGGTCCGTTGGCATCTTGGTGCTGCGCTTGGCTGGAGGCCATCGGCCTCATTGCCGGAATCGGCACACAGGTATGCTCTTCTGTTTATAGCCGATCTCGTCACATGCTCGAGGTTTTCTTTAAGCAACCTTCCTCTGTTCTGGCGCGCGATTTCGTTTGATCCTTACTCTGAAAACGACAGAGACAAGTGCCCCATTTTACTACTCATGTATCTTTTCAATTACACAGCCTGTCATGCCAACTCATAATCAGTCATGCTATAGACCAAATATAAATGTTCTATCATGCTCTGTGATTTGCATTTGATCAGGTCTTTCAAAAATGCCGTGTGATCCTCGCAAACTATTAACTGTCCATTTTGCTAATCATGGATTTTCAATCACATAGCCTGTCATGCCAACTCATAATCAGTCATGCTACATACCAAATATAGATGTTCCATCTGCTCTGTGATTTCCATATGATCAGGTCTTTCCAAAATTCCCATTTGATCCCTATTGCATTGAAACAACGGAAACTATTAACTGTCCATTTCACTGCTCTCTGGATTATAATCGCACAGCCTGTTACGCTAACTCATGATAGCTGTACTATACCAAATATAAGCGTTCCATTCTGCTTTGCAATTTCCATTTGATCATGTCTTTCAAAACTTTTCATTTGATCCTTATGCGGAAACAATGGGAACTTACTTTCCACTTCAGTACTCTCAGGAACCGAACCGGCCACATAACTTGTCATGCCAACTCATATTGCCGCTCTGATGCTGCAGGCATATGCAGGATCCCAAGTATTGCAGAGCATCATTCTACTCTGCACCGGCACCAACACGGGTGGTGGCTATCTGGCCCCGCGCTGGCTATTCCTGGTCATGTACATCGGGCTAACGCTGATCTGGGCCGTGCTCAACACCTTCGCGCTCGAGGTCATCGCCTTCCTCGACGTGATCTCCATGTGGTGGCAGGTACCAGCAGTCCCCTTCTAAGCTGCCACCGCTGCATTGCATTTGGAGAGCCATTCCCACATGCTCTGGTTTCCAACTTGCGCTGTTGCCTGATGCTTGCAGGTGATCGGCGGCACCGTCATCGTGGTGATGCTCCCGCTGGTGTCCAAGACCACGCAGCCGGCGTCGTACGTGTTCACCCATTTCCAGACGGCGCCGGAGGTGACCGGGATCAGCAGCAGCGCCTACGCCGTCGTCCTGTCCTTCCTGGTGAGCCAGTACTCCCTGTACGGGTACGATGCGGCGGCGCACCTGACGGAGGAGACCAAGGGCGCCGACAAGAACGGCCCCATCGCCATCCTCTCCAGCATCGGCATCATCACCGTCTTCGGGTGGGCGTACATCCTCGCGCTCACCTTCAGCATCCAGGTACTTTCCTGCGTTCGTGAAATCATGCCGTCAGCCAGTTtctctgaaaaaaaaatgctaTGTGCTCTGGGCAGGACTTCAGCTACCTGTACAACCCCAACAACGAGACGGCCGGCACGTTCGTGCCGGCGCAGATCCTGTACGACGCGTTCCACGGGCGGTTCCACAGCTCGGCGGGCGCCATCGTGCTGCTCTTCGTCATCTGGGGCTCCTTCTTCGGCGGCCTCTCCATCACGACGAGCGCGGCGCGCGTGGTGTACGCGCTGTCGCGCGACCGCGGCGTGCCCCTGTCGTCGGTGTGGCGGCGCATCCACCCGCGGCGCAGGGTGCCGGCGAACGCGGTGTGGCTGTGCGCGGCGGTGTGCGCGCTGCTAGGCCTGCCGATCCTGCGCCTCAACGTGGTGTTCACGGCCATCACGTCGGTGGCCACCATCGGGTGGGTGGGCGGCTACGCCGTGCCCATCTTCGCGCGCATGGTGATGCGGGAGGAGGACTTCCGGCCGGGGCCCTTCTACCTGGGCGCGGCCAGCCGGCCCGTCTGCCTCGTCGCCTTCCTGTGGATCTGCTACACCTGCGCCGTGTTCCTGCTCCCCACCGCGTACCCGATCAAGATGGACACCTTCAACTACGCGCCCATCGCGCTCGGGGTCTGCCTCGGCCTCATCATGCTCTGGTGGGCGCTCGACGCCAGGAAGTGGTTCAAGGGGCCCGTCAGGAACATAGACGACCACAACAGCAACGGCAAGGTCTGATCAAGCACCGGATGTGCCGCGACCGGTCGACCGGCgccattcttttttcttcttttcttggcCCCTTGGGTGCCCATGACGACGCTCTCCGGCCGATGGGTTAGTAGTTTAGATTGTGGTGGTGATCGACTTGTGTGTGTGGTATACAAGGAAGGATGAACTACTTAGATTTAGGCTCGCGCAAAATGAACTCAGAAGCAGTAAGAACAGAAGGGAAATACTTATTGAGCAAGCCAACAAGACAGAGATATGGAGGAGCACCTAAGCATATATAACAGAAACTAGAGACTTCACATCATTTTTTCTGATGAAATGAACAAGGATGATCCGGCATTTGGATTTTCAGTGGCTCGTTGATGACTGCGTTCACTGCACTGACCATTTCCTTTGGAGAGCTGAATCCATCGGTCTGAAAGTAGAACAAATGAAGAATCTTGCACATCTTCCAGAAGAGCTCCTTGCACAACCCTTTCTTTCCTGAGAACCAACCTTAGCAACTCTCTCctagacgtgtctatggacttCTGTATCACCTTGCTAGCCATTTCTGTGGACATAGTACTGCCACTGTGAAGAACAAGAAGCGAAACGCTATTCAGCTTCCCCTCACTGCCTTCCCTCTGCACCCATGGACCAATTGTTTGTAAGGATCATGCAATTACAAACTTATCATGAATATACATTGTGGTTGTAAAGGACTCTTGTCAAACATAATAGCTATAAACAGAGGATAACATGGTCATAAATCTTGATTTTCGCAAGCAATTCTTGCGTTTCAGGACTTTTGTAGTGCTTCTATTCTCACAAATTGTAGACATTAAAAAGGAGTCTATGTTCAAGGACATGTGAATTATTAGAGCATAaatttattgttgttgttgcaaaATGTCAAGCAAATATGCTAATCTAGCAGATAGATATGTGTGCAACTTGCAAGGAGTGACTTGTATTGTATGTGTAAAGGGGGTCCAAATACCTCAAAACCTTTGGTGTCATTAAGGAGTCGGCCACAAGTGCTCATTAGCTAAATAAGTCATCGTACTCTTGATCTTTGACAGCATGCTCTAAGAGCTCTTGCCCGATAAAATACAATGCTGGGAGCACAATGGGGCCCAGAGCAAACGAGACAACAGCATTTGCCATGTATTCTTCAACTGTTGGCACATGTTGGCTCCTCTGCCATTCTGCTTCGACCATACTAGACCTCAACAGATCTAGCCACTGCATTTGAGTTTCAAGTTGTCAGTACTGAACAGAACACAATGCAAGATCATTGGGGACACACTTCAGACTTACGATTTCTGCTAGGTGTTTTGTAACATCACGGCCTTGTGCTGCAGAAGCCTTTGCTCCAAGCTGGTTCGTTGTTGCATAAATAGCAGAAAATATTATTCTTACTTGCTCTGAGTAGTACTTATCTGCATGGCGCTCATGCCATCTACGAAAAACATTAGCCAAACATGGGAAATCAATTAGTCATGAAGAGATCAGCATTACTTAAAAGATTAGATAAAGACATCAAGTCGAGGGACAGTACTTCTCAACTAATTCTATCAGGTTTTCTAATTCCTCTTTTGATCCCCCAACATCAAAGAAGTCATCAACCACAGTTGTGAGCACACCGTTTTTGGCCCATGAAATGCGAGCATCAGACAGTTCAGAAGGGAATATGGTAGCAGCAGCAGACAGATAGCAATATGTCAATTTCTACCGAGCAAATTGTAGTTGGTCCAGCTTGTTCTCCTTCACCCAACTGTTGCAACAAAGTTAAGAAATTAACCTAGTAATGAAAAGGTTAAAAATACAAGGGAACATAACATTAAGATTACCTATCAAGATGCTGAAGTTCATCCTGGTAAACAGATTTAGAGAAACTGAAATCTTTGACAGCCAAAGCTAGAAATTCTTGATTGACTCGAAAAGACCTGATACAGAAACATGTATAACATTGATACCAAGCATCTAAACTGATCAGATTTGATGGGATGTTCCTCTGCAAAATTAGAATCTTACGAGCATTTTGTCGTTAGCATCAGAGAACCCCAAGCATCAAAATATTCAATGTTTCTCTTGTGTTCTAAACGCTCCAGTGTGGAATAGAAGGGAAACTTAATAGCATACTCCATCTGAAATCACAAAACATAAAATTAAACATAAATCAAACCTCCCAGGTCAAATGACTTTCAAATTTATGCAGCACCTCTCCGAAAATCGGGGTTTTTTGCACCCTAGTAGAGCACAACTTATCCTTCAATAAGTTGCCAGACCATGATCCTATACTATCTAAGATCAAATCATTTCCTGATAAGCTGACTTTTGAAGCCTTGTACAATTCCAGTAGGGATTTTGTATCATTTAAATATCCTTGAAGCTAATCACAGAAAGTGGAAGCTTCAGCAACATGACACAGCTCATCTGCTCCAAATGTAAATTACTGTGTTAGTTAGGTCAAAATCAAAGATAAAACTAATGCAGTAGGGAATTCCAGATATGTGAGTTGTGCAGTACCTGAGGAAACATCATAACAGTTCATCCTTAAAAGGCGAAATGCCATCGCACATGTCGCTATGTCCATCATGATTTCCTCATCTTTCTGTAACCAGCGACTGCAAGCTGGATATAGTCAAGTATATAAGTTACTAAAAGAAGATATAAAGCTTTCCAACAGGATAATTACCTGTGTCAAGgatgttttttatttcattGACAAAGTGCTGAGAAATTCCCATTTTTTCAAGTGCATCCACCATTAAGAGCTGGCAATGTAGTTTTGAAGGATACACTGCTGGCACTGCAAAAGTCTAATTCCATTAGGTATTGACCAACAATCTAAATGCTAGCAAGATTTTGATGAGGGAAAGTATAGCAACCCACCTAGGTATTGATGGGCTTGATCATTGTATTTATGGATTAATGCAACTGCAGTCGTGGAAGGGCAGCTGAACAATGATCCATTTTTCCTCTGGAACTTCATAACTTCATACCAGTTCAGCATGTTTCCTAACCCCTCTGCGATATAAGCCATATATGCTTTTCTTCCATAAGAACCGTGCACAGCCTGTCTAAATTAAATCAACTATCAGGGCTTTCAGTACTTTATTCACAGGTACCAGTCAAAATCTGATCTAATCAAAAAAGAATATGAATAACATCATGAGACCTCCTTTCCAGCAAAATCATGGTCGTATGACATGCTTAAAATATAAAACTACTAATACAAACTCTTTAGAATTCAAAAACAAGGAAAAGAAACTAAGTTAAGATTAAAGTTCCATTCATATGGTATCCATCAATACTAACTTAACCAAACAAGTTGTCCATGATTTGCAAACACAAAGTACGCACAACACCAGTTTTTAGGCCAGCATAATTCATGGACAAACCTTTTCAATTCCATCTCGCGAGTGTGAAGCGTCCTATGGACATCAGTTTGCCTTATAGGAAATTCTAAACCCATATCAATGGCGAGGCTAAGCATACCGGCAAAAGTGATGTTGAAACTTATAGGAGCAGTGTTCTGCTCATCCATAGCGATAGAGAAATTTTTTCCGATGAAATGCAGTCCTGTTCAGAAcacgaaagaaaaaaaatggtgaCCTGCCAGCATCAATTTCACTGAACCAATAAGACCTTCAAGGATTGAGTAACCTTAATTTATACCTCTCCAAATGTTCTCCCTGCCAACATTCCATCTCTTTAATGCAAGAACACATGCCAAAGTGGATAAAAGAACATCCTTGTTGACTGATGAGTCAAATGGGTTGACACCCCAAGATCCATCATCCTGTTGGTTCTGCAATATCCACTCAACACACTGTGGGAAGCATGGAGACTGATGAGAACCCCGCAAGGGCACCATAGAAACCCATGCCGTGTCATATGAAGAAGGTGGCAATTCAGGTCGCAGGAGCTGATTCCTTATTCTAGTCTCCAGTTCCATCTTCTGCTGCATTGTACTAGTATGTTAGTTTAACTGAAGCCATGGCAAGTTGCACAGACATACTAATGGGCAATGAGGCTCATACCACATTTTGCACCCTTGTATTTTCTGCTACCAACCTCTTGTCAGCATATGCTGTTCAAAGCAAAGAATGAGGCATCAGTTGGGAGTTGGGACCAGCCATGGAAAAATTACTCACAGGCATACAAAGTACTTACAATCCTAACATGGACGTGAAAGGAGACAGAAGTTACAACAAatcacaattttttttctactGATATTATGCATTGGCGTCCTCCTCTCACCAGAGACCACAACGCACGGTAGGGTGCCACTTGCATTGTGTTTATTCAGTGATAATGAATGGA from Panicum virgatum strain AP13 chromosome 7N, P.virgatum_v5, whole genome shotgun sequence includes the following:
- the LOC120682608 gene encoding amino-acid permease BAT1 homolog; the protein is MAGETGEPLVVDSGEKRLNELGYKQELRREMTLFKTLAISFSTMTLFTGITPLYGTSLQYAGPASLVWGWVVVSFFTWFVGVAMAEICSSFPTTGSLYFWAAHLAGPVWGPLASWCCAWLEAIGLIAGIGTQAYAGSQVLQSIILLCTGTNTGGGYLAPRWLFLVMYIGLTLIWAVLNTFALEVIAFLDVISMWWQVIGGTVIVVMLPLVSKTTQPASYVFTHFQTAPEVTGISSSAYAVVLSFLVSQYSLYGYDAAAHLTEETKGADKNGPIAILSSIGIITVFGWAYILALTFSIQDFSYLYNPNNETAGTFVPAQILYDAFHGRFHSSAGAIVLLFVIWGSFFGGLSITTSAARVVYALSRDRGVPLSSVWRRIHPRRRVPANAVWLCAAVCALLGLPILRLNVVFTAITSVATIGWVGGYAVPIFARMVMREEDFRPGPFYLGAASRPVCLVAFLWICYTCAVFLLPTAYPIKMDTFNYAPIALGVCLGLIMLWWALDARKWFKGPVRNIDDHNSNGKV